One window from the genome of Carcharodon carcharias isolate sCarCar2 chromosome 9, sCarCar2.pri, whole genome shotgun sequence encodes:
- the leap2 gene encoding liver-expressed antimicrobial peptide 2 isoform X1: protein MEATGWRTGLMIVCVTLLVFCSQLDSKPIQNEVFQRSPLLRRVSRNTPFWRMVIGSKPIQAYCQHHYECITKSCRDGHCTHSKFVS, encoded by the exons ATGGAAGCTACAGGCTGGAGAACAGGACTAATGATTGTATGTGTTACTTTATTGGTCTTTTGTTCTCAG tTGGATTCAAAGCCCATCCAGAATGAAGTATTTCAGAGATCCCCTCTTCTTAGACGTGTTTCCCGGAACACTCCTTTCTGGAGGATGGTCATTGGCAGTAAACCCATTCAAGCCTACTGTCAGCACCACTACGAATGCATCACAAAATCCTGCAG AGATGGACATTGCACACATTCAAAATTTGTGTCCTAA
- the leap2 gene encoding liver-expressed antimicrobial peptide 2 isoform X2 — MEATGWRTGLMILDSKPIQNEVFQRSPLLRRVSRNTPFWRMVIGSKPIQAYCQHHYECITKSCRDGHCTHSKFVS, encoded by the exons ATGGAAGCTACAGGCTGGAGAACAGGACTAATGATT tTGGATTCAAAGCCCATCCAGAATGAAGTATTTCAGAGATCCCCTCTTCTTAGACGTGTTTCCCGGAACACTCCTTTCTGGAGGATGGTCATTGGCAGTAAACCCATTCAAGCCTACTGTCAGCACCACTACGAATGCATCACAAAATCCTGCAG AGATGGACATTGCACACATTCAAAATTTGTGTCCTAA